From one Enterococcus sp. DIV2402 genomic stretch:
- a CDS encoding BglG family transcription antiterminator translates to MNSIERQQEIINLLRFAPDYTSTAKELAEKLNVSSKTIRNDILQMNQQVKQPIILSKAGKGYELTSLAMNIEAPVKEDVRFLLLSQMIEKQSVDIFDLADSLYVSESTLDRLVKELNIVITEQDKQLLIKRKNNQLFIKGEEVEKRKLFNIFLNQEIETNKLSLDKYSNYFKFCDLRQLSEVIITFHEENNMYLNDYSTISFVLHIAVLIERVANGSVLPESKSNIQENLSDRMAVALIARLKEQLGILLPENEIPYIKRLYLGKIYKEGTEEAYLTKFVDDILEKVHQLYRIDFSTDEQFKNYLTLHLSGLYTRGTQGRYLTNPLIEEMKGKFPFIYNISVYVAALVQEELAIIFPDDEIAYIALHFLSASETLNRGKKKKVVVVCPYGIASQRIIQKKLSKITDYTIEIVKFVSALQMSLCDEADIDLIITSESLEKNSKTPIFKYSSFLTDEDIVQIEKIFLRQEKTLTVLDTFFKRELFFPNMNFETRKEVIAFLCEQLSDKNYCEPDYYEKVWKREMLSSTSYGNYFAIPHAIKRCAKRNAVSICCLDKAIDWDGKKVKLVLLLSLKEEREDMFEELFVQLVDMLDEVRFVKKLSRQQSFESFIKLCQSSIEMSE, encoded by the coding sequence TTGAATTCAATTGAAAGGCAGCAAGAAATTATTAATTTACTGCGTTTTGCACCAGATTACACATCAACGGCAAAAGAACTGGCAGAAAAATTAAACGTTTCTTCAAAAACTATCAGAAATGATATCTTACAAATGAATCAACAAGTAAAGCAACCAATCATTCTTTCAAAAGCTGGTAAAGGGTACGAACTCACTTCTTTAGCTATGAATATAGAAGCACCTGTAAAAGAAGATGTTCGATTTTTATTGTTGTCGCAAATGATTGAAAAACAATCGGTAGATATTTTTGATTTAGCAGATTCATTGTATGTTAGTGAATCGACGCTTGATCGTTTAGTAAAAGAACTAAACATAGTTATTACTGAACAAGATAAGCAATTGTTAATTAAGAGAAAAAATAATCAATTATTTATTAAGGGAGAGGAAGTCGAAAAAAGAAAATTATTTAATATTTTTTTGAATCAAGAAATTGAAACAAATAAATTAAGTTTAGACAAATACAGTAATTATTTTAAATTTTGTGATTTAAGACAGTTATCAGAAGTAATTATAACTTTTCATGAAGAAAATAATATGTATCTCAACGACTATTCAACAATTTCATTTGTCTTGCATATTGCTGTATTGATTGAAAGAGTGGCAAATGGAAGTGTATTGCCAGAGAGTAAATCAAACATACAGGAAAATTTAAGTGATAGAATGGCCGTTGCTTTGATCGCACGACTAAAAGAGCAGTTAGGTATTTTATTACCTGAAAATGAGATACCTTATATCAAACGACTATATCTTGGGAAAATTTATAAAGAAGGAACAGAGGAAGCTTATTTAACCAAATTTGTTGATGATATCTTAGAAAAAGTTCATCAATTGTATCGAATTGATTTTTCAACAGATGAACAATTTAAAAATTATTTGACATTGCATCTCTCCGGTTTATATACCAGAGGAACACAAGGTAGATATTTAACCAATCCTTTAATCGAAGAAATGAAAGGAAAATTTCCTTTTATTTATAATATTAGTGTCTATGTTGCGGCACTGGTTCAAGAAGAGCTAGCTATCATTTTTCCTGATGATGAAATAGCTTATATTGCTTTACATTTTTTATCGGCTTCAGAAACATTGAATAGAGGCAAGAAGAAAAAAGTAGTGGTCGTTTGTCCGTATGGTATTGCGAGTCAGAGAATAATCCAAAAAAAATTATCTAAAATTACGGATTATACGATTGAGATTGTAAAATTTGTTTCTGCATTACAAATGTCATTATGCGATGAGGCTGACATTGATTTAATTATTACCTCAGAATCATTGGAAAAAAATAGTAAAACACCTATTTTTAAATATTCGTCATTTCTAACTGATGAAGATATTGTACAAATTGAAAAAATTTTTTTGAGACAAGAAAAGACACTGACGGTACTAGATACTTTTTTCAAAAGAGAATTATTTTTTCCAAATATGAATTTTGAAACCAGAAAAGAAGTCATTGCTTTTTTATGTGAACAATTAAGTGATAAGAATTACTGTGAACCAGATTACTATGAGAAAGTTTGGAAACGTGAAATGCTTTCAAGTACGTCTTACGGTAATTATTTTGCGATTCCTCATGCAATTAAACGATGTGCGAAGAGAAATGCTGTGTCAATTTGTTGTTTGGATAAGGCAATTGATTGGGATGGGAAAAAAGTGAAATTGGTATTGTTGCTTTCTTTGAAGGAAGAAAGGGAAGATATGTTTGAAGAGCTGTTTGTTCAATTAGTAGACATGTTAGACGAAGTTAGGTTTGTTAAAAAATTATCTAGACAACAGTCCTTTGAATCATTTATAAAATTATGTCAAAGTTCTATTGAAATGTCTGAGTAA
- a CDS encoding aspartate/glutamate racemase family protein → MKTIGLIGGMSWESTVTYYTRINQLINEQLGGLHSAKILLASVDFDEIEKCQLANEWEKSGEILEKEAQKLEQAGADFLMICTNTMHKVVPQIEKNLSIPILHIADATIAELQQHGIKKVALLGTKYTMTQDFYKQKIIDSGIDVWIPNEDIERINQIIFEELCHGKILASSKAAFCQIIDKAIAEGAEGVILGCTEIGLLIQQADVSLPVFDTTEIHSQKAVLFALEK, encoded by the coding sequence ATGAAAACAATCGGTTTAATCGGTGGAATGAGTTGGGAGAGTACAGTGACGTATTACACACGAATCAATCAATTGATTAATGAACAATTAGGCGGTTTACATTCTGCTAAGATTTTATTAGCTAGTGTCGATTTTGATGAAATTGAAAAGTGCCAACTGGCGAATGAATGGGAAAAAAGTGGAGAAATTTTAGAAAAGGAAGCCCAAAAATTAGAACAAGCAGGGGCTGATTTTTTAATGATTTGTACGAATACGATGCATAAAGTTGTTCCTCAAATTGAAAAGAATTTGTCGATTCCTATTTTGCATATTGCAGATGCAACCATTGCAGAACTTCAACAGCACGGCATAAAAAAAGTAGCACTGTTAGGAACAAAATACACGATGACACAAGATTTTTATAAACAAAAAATTATTGATAGTGGGATTGATGTCTGGATACCGAATGAAGATATTGAGCGTATCAATCAAATTATTTTTGAAGAATTATGCCATGGGAAAATTTTAGCATCTTCTAAAGCCGCGTTTTGTCAAATAATCGACAAAGCAATTGCAGAGGGAGCAGAAGGCGTGATTTTAGGTTGTACGGAAATTGGTTTGTTGATTCAGCAAGCAGATGTTTCATTGCCAGTATTTGATACAACGGAAATTCACTCACAAAAAGCAGTCTTATTTGCATTAGAAAAATAA
- a CDS encoding MATE family efflux transporter: protein MKKFIGDKAFYRTVLTIAIPVMIQNGVTNLVNFLDNIMVGQIGTEQMSGVAIVNQLIFVFNLCIFGIVSGASIFGTQYYGKRDFVGMRNAFRFKLVAGIIASLLGMLLLFTMQIPLISLFLHNDGTSSNLTLALQSGQSFLVTMLVGLIPFSISQAYASTLREMGKTIVPMFASSVAVVTNTLLNYLLIFGNFGAPQLGVQGAAISTVIARIIECAIIVVWVHRHNMDNPFIVGAFRNFHIPKQLIQQIIKKGSPLMLNEVLWACGMTIVLQAYSIRGLSVIAGMNIASTVSNIFNIIFLALGGAAAIVVGQLLGANKMAEAKDSARKLIFFSVVSCTIMGIIMIIIAPHFPEIYNTSREVKDLAGHFITIGAICMPFYAFNHVSYFVLRSGGKTIITFLFDSVFIWVIVLPLAYLLSTHTSLPIIWVYFICQMTEALKCIIGYFLVKSDAWLENIVVEA from the coding sequence ATGAAAAAATTTATTGGAGATAAAGCTTTTTATCGAACGGTATTAACGATTGCAATTCCAGTAATGATTCAAAATGGGGTAACAAATTTAGTCAATTTTTTGGATAATATTATGGTTGGACAAATTGGTACTGAACAAATGTCTGGCGTAGCAATTGTTAATCAACTTATTTTTGTTTTTAATTTATGTATTTTTGGTATTGTTTCAGGTGCTAGTATTTTTGGCACTCAATATTATGGAAAACGTGATTTTGTGGGGATGCGAAATGCGTTTCGTTTTAAGTTAGTTGCAGGAATTATTGCTTCTTTACTGGGTATGCTTCTGCTTTTCACTATGCAGATCCCTTTAATTTCATTGTTTCTGCACAATGATGGTACCAGTAGTAATTTAACACTTGCGTTACAATCTGGTCAATCCTTTTTAGTAACCATGTTGGTCGGTCTAATTCCCTTCTCTATCTCGCAAGCCTATGCAAGTACCTTACGGGAAATGGGAAAAACGATTGTCCCGATGTTTGCAAGTAGCGTGGCCGTAGTCACAAATACGCTTTTAAATTATCTATTGATTTTTGGAAATTTCGGTGCACCCCAACTAGGCGTGCAAGGAGCCGCAATTTCAACCGTTATTGCGCGAATCATTGAATGTGCAATTATCGTTGTTTGGGTCCACCGCCACAATATGGATAATCCATTTATTGTCGGTGCCTTTCGCAATTTTCATATTCCTAAACAACTGATCCAACAAATCATCAAAAAAGGTTCTCCTTTAATGTTAAATGAAGTTCTTTGGGCCTGTGGTATGACAATTGTCTTACAAGCTTACTCTATTCGAGGATTAAGTGTTATTGCAGGAATGAATATTGCTTCAACAGTATCGAATATTTTTAACATTATTTTCTTAGCCTTAGGTGGAGCTGCTGCAATTGTAGTGGGACAATTATTAGGTGCAAATAAAATGGCAGAAGCTAAAGACAGTGCACGCAAGCTGATTTTCTTCTCTGTGGTAAGTTGTACGATTATGGGAATTATTATGATTATTATCGCTCCTCATTTTCCAGAAATTTATAATACAAGTCGTGAAGTTAAAGATTTAGCGGGTCATTTTATTACGATTGGCGCAATCTGTATGCCATTTTATGCGTTTAATCATGTCAGTTATTTCGTCTTACGTTCAGGTGGTAAAACGATTATTACCTTTTTATTTGATAGTGTCTTTATTTGGGTCATTGTCTTACCATTAGCCTATCTATTAAGTACGCATACCTCTCTACCAATCATTTGGGTGTATTTCATTTGCCAGATGACCGAAGCCTTAAAATGTATCATTGGTTATTTCTTAGTGAAATCTGATGCTTGGTTAGAAAATATTGTTGTCGAAGCTTAA
- a CDS encoding MerR family transcriptional regulator: MEYTIKKIANLSGVSARTLRFYDEIDLLKPARVNSSGYRIYGQQEVNRLQQILFYRELDMKLEEIKEILDNPDFNVEQALMEHQEKLLAKRREIDRLLASVQQTMHYYKGEIDMTDQEKFTAFKEQKIAENEAKYGEEIREKYGKETVERSNQKYLNLTEEQMQEMTETETQLFAKIEMYLQQPEIESDLAKEICELHKKWLSFTWPAYSAEAHKGLGMMYVADERFTAYYDDKHAGAAQALNDVIQYHAK; this comes from the coding sequence ATGGAATATACGATAAAAAAAATAGCCAATTTATCGGGTGTCAGTGCACGGACATTACGCTTTTATGATGAAATTGATTTGCTGAAACCAGCAAGAGTTAATTCATCGGGTTATCGTATCTATGGTCAACAAGAAGTCAATCGATTGCAACAAATTTTATTTTATCGAGAACTAGATATGAAATTAGAAGAAATTAAAGAGATTCTCGATAATCCTGACTTTAATGTTGAACAAGCCTTAATGGAGCATCAAGAAAAATTATTAGCAAAACGACGAGAAATTGATCGTTTGTTAGCTTCTGTTCAACAAACAATGCATTATTATAAAGGAGAGATTGATATGACAGATCAAGAAAAATTTACAGCGTTTAAAGAACAAAAAATTGCAGAAAATGAAGCAAAATACGGCGAAGAAATTCGTGAGAAATATGGGAAAGAAACCGTGGAACGTTCAAATCAAAAATATTTGAACTTAACAGAAGAACAAATGCAGGAAATGACGGAGACAGAAACACAACTATTTGCAAAAATCGAGATGTATTTACAACAACCGGAAATTGAAAGTGATCTTGCAAAAGAAATTTGTGAATTACACAAAAAATGGTTGAGTTTCACTTGGCCGGCATACTCAGCTGAAGCTCACAAAGGTTTGGGAATGATGTATGTTGCTGATGAGCGTTTCACTGCTTATTATGATGACAAACATGCAGGCGCAGCACAAGCATTAAATGATGTGATTCAGTACCATGCAAAATAA
- a CDS encoding DUF1307 domain-containing protein, translating to MKKLLALGMTIVALVFMVGCNSSSSEEKKVFVSETEGYTSEITYYYKDDDVTRQTTKNLVSYEYLGATNAAEAEATLEPYASQYRDVKGIDYSIDYERDPVVEEITITYADIDYEQVKNIDGFTIEGDISQGISMKKSEELMLNQGYTLKE from the coding sequence ATGAAAAAGTTGTTAGCTTTGGGAATGACAATCGTTGCTCTAGTTTTTATGGTAGGTTGTAATAGTAGTAGTAGTGAAGAGAAAAAAGTATTTGTCTCAGAAACGGAAGGTTATACCTCTGAAATTACTTATTATTACAAAGATGATGACGTAACGCGACAAACCACGAAAAATTTGGTTAGTTACGAGTATCTAGGTGCTACAAATGCTGCGGAAGCAGAAGCAACACTTGAACCGTATGCTAGTCAGTATCGTGATGTTAAGGGAATTGATTATTCTATTGATTACGAGAGGGATCCGGTTGTTGAAGAAATTACAATTACCTATGCTGATATCGATTACGAACAGGTTAAAAACATTGATGGTTTTACTATTGAAGGTGATATTAGCCAAGGAATCAGTATGAAAAAAAGTGAAGAACTAATGCTAAACCAGGGATATACATTGAAAGAATAA
- the ald gene encoding alanine dehydrogenase — translation MKIGIPKEIKNNENRVALPPSGVYELIQAGHQVIVETNAGVGSAISDEEYQQVGATIAHAKDAWSADMVLKVKEPLPEEYAYFREDLLLFTYLHLAANKPVADALLKAKVNTIAYESVQLNDRSLPLLAPMSEIAGRMAAQIGAEFLESPQGGKGILLAGVPGVRKGNVVIIGGGVAGTNAAKIAYGLGSNVTILDVNINRLKELDAQFNGQIQTLLSNTFNIHQQLRTADLVVGAVLLPGHKAPTLVTREMVRDMPDRSVIVDIAIDQGGIFETGSQTTTHDNPTYIEEHVIHYAVANMPGAVAQTATYALSNATLPFAKKLANGTFEQVIKSDAALFRGVNTYRGHLVHEAVASDLSLPYTSLNELL, via the coding sequence ATGAAAATTGGAATACCAAAAGAAATCAAGAACAATGAAAATCGTGTTGCGTTACCGCCATCTGGTGTCTACGAATTAATTCAAGCTGGACATCAAGTGATTGTCGAAACCAATGCCGGTGTGGGTTCTGCGATTTCTGACGAAGAATACCAACAAGTTGGAGCAACGATTGCTCATGCAAAAGATGCTTGGTCCGCTGATATGGTCTTGAAAGTGAAAGAACCGCTCCCAGAAGAGTACGCCTATTTCCGTGAAGATTTATTATTGTTTACTTATTTACATTTAGCAGCTAACAAGCCGGTTGCTGACGCGTTATTAAAAGCCAAAGTTAATACGATTGCTTATGAAAGCGTTCAACTAAATGACCGTTCACTCCCTTTACTCGCTCCTATGAGTGAAATTGCTGGTCGGATGGCAGCACAGATTGGGGCAGAATTTTTAGAAAGTCCTCAAGGAGGCAAAGGTATCTTATTGGCAGGTGTCCCCGGCGTTCGTAAAGGCAATGTGGTCATTATCGGTGGTGGGGTCGCTGGAACGAATGCAGCAAAAATTGCTTATGGATTAGGTTCAAACGTAACTATTCTGGATGTGAATATTAATCGTTTGAAAGAACTAGATGCGCAATTTAACGGACAAATTCAAACGCTATTGTCAAATACCTTCAATATCCATCAGCAATTACGAACTGCCGATTTAGTGGTAGGTGCTGTCTTACTTCCAGGTCATAAAGCGCCCACTCTAGTAACACGGGAAATGGTTCGTGATATGCCTGACCGTTCAGTTATCGTTGATATCGCCATTGATCAAGGAGGGATTTTTGAGACAGGAAGTCAAACAACCACACATGATAATCCAACCTACATTGAAGAACATGTCATCCACTATGCCGTAGCAAATATGCCGGGAGCAGTTGCCCAAACAGCCACTTACGCACTGAGCAATGCTACCTTGCCATTTGCTAAAAAGCTCGCTAATGGCACATTTGAACAAGTGATTAAATCCGATGCTGCCCTTTTCCGTGGCGTGAATACTTACCGAGGCCACTTAGTTCATGAAGCTGTTGCAAGTGACTTGTCTTTACCTTATACCTCATTAAATGAACTACTCTAA
- a CDS encoding C39 family peptidase, which yields MKKQRNWGMIVFGSLLIGSGIVSFGIRNAIHSYDVQAYEQPTTPIEDNYYEEGPYTEFSYRATQQLKADGIKVPLYLQTDERWKNEVIDYTNSLTMETHGSAIASMMMVLSYQQELDYDYEVIYELISEDYFNSDNTLKWKFFEQASENYGISISNLGYHYEEAETHLKNGEPVIIALTPDDYSNEHFAVIVRTKDGNLRVLDPLDSPDTEHYKKVYTPSELTNTIQNYWAII from the coding sequence GTGAAAAAACAAAGAAATTGGGGCATGATTGTTTTTGGTAGTCTATTGATTGGTAGCGGCATAGTTAGCTTTGGTATTCGAAATGCTATCCATAGTTATGACGTACAAGCCTATGAACAACCGACAACCCCTATTGAAGACAATTATTATGAAGAAGGTCCTTATACCGAATTTTCCTATCGAGCAACACAACAACTAAAAGCAGACGGCATCAAAGTCCCCTTATATTTACAAACTGATGAACGCTGGAAAAATGAAGTGATTGATTATACCAACTCTTTAACGATGGAGACACACGGTAGTGCCATTGCATCGATGATGATGGTTCTCTCCTATCAGCAAGAGTTGGATTATGATTATGAAGTCATTTATGAGTTAATCTCTGAAGATTATTTTAACTCTGATAATACACTTAAATGGAAATTTTTCGAACAAGCTAGTGAAAACTATGGTATTTCTATCAGTAATTTAGGCTATCACTACGAAGAAGCTGAGACCCACTTGAAAAACGGTGAACCTGTCATCATAGCCTTAACTCCTGACGATTATTCAAATGAACACTTCGCCGTCATTGTTCGCACAAAAGATGGGAACCTACGAGTATTAGATCCTTTAGATTCACCAGATACAGAACACTACAAAAAAGTATACACACCTTCCGAACTAACAAACACGATTCAAAACTATTGGGCAATCATTTAA
- a CDS encoding ABC-F family ATP-binding cassette domain-containing protein codes for MILLQANQIARLFGAEVLFENLQLEISSRARIGLVGRNGAGKSTFLKIIAGIEAPDAGTIAKNKTATMGYLAQDTGLISNATVWEEMLDAFAEVRLIEKRMRELEIAISETDPTTPDYQTILKEYDRLQHDFSEKNGYGYENEIRSVLHGFQFDATFYSQKIATLSGGQKTRLALAKMLLQSPDILILDEPTNHLDIETLAWLEGYLQNYSGSLLIVSHDRYFLDKVVTEIYEISRRKMRHYKGNYSRYLDLKAEQLASDWKAYEKQQTEINKLEDFVARNLVRASTTKRAQSRRKQLEKMDRLDRPQGDEKSAHFLFDIEKPSGNIVLQVEDAAIGYSIEEILSDPINLDIRRKDAIALVGPNGIGKSTLLKSIIGELPFIRGAATFGANVATGYYDQGQTNLHQNKTILQELWDEHPTTPEVDIRTALGGFLFSGEDVDKPIALLSGGEKARVALAKLAMNRENFLILDEPTNHLDIDNKEVLENTLIDYEGTLFFVSHDRYFINRIATKVIELSENGSKLYLGDYDYYLEKKQEEAEIAALLEEKEETVTVSTGKQNFQQSKEQQKIIRNLKRKIEKIEEELATLDEEITTSQTQMTEPEILNNHVKLNELNQFVETAQQRQEQLMEEWETLSLELEELN; via the coding sequence ATGATTTTATTACAAGCCAACCAAATCGCCCGTCTCTTCGGTGCTGAGGTTCTTTTTGAAAATCTTCAATTAGAAATTAGTAGCCGTGCTCGCATTGGACTTGTGGGTAGAAACGGTGCTGGTAAATCAACTTTCTTAAAAATTATCGCTGGTATCGAAGCACCTGATGCTGGTACGATAGCTAAAAATAAAACTGCTACTATGGGCTATTTAGCTCAAGATACGGGACTAATTTCAAACGCAACCGTTTGGGAAGAGATGCTCGATGCCTTTGCTGAAGTTCGGCTAATTGAAAAACGTATGCGTGAATTGGAAATTGCTATTAGTGAGACAGATCCAACGACGCCAGACTATCAAACTATTTTAAAAGAATACGATCGTTTACAACATGACTTTTCGGAAAAAAATGGCTATGGATATGAAAATGAAATTCGCTCTGTATTGCATGGTTTTCAATTTGATGCTACTTTTTACAGTCAAAAAATAGCTACACTTTCTGGTGGACAAAAAACTCGTCTAGCATTAGCCAAAATGTTATTGCAAAGTCCAGATATTCTAATTCTCGATGAACCAACTAACCACTTAGATATTGAGACATTAGCTTGGTTAGAAGGCTATCTACAAAATTATTCAGGTTCCCTTCTAATCGTTTCACATGACCGTTATTTTCTAGACAAAGTTGTTACGGAGATTTATGAAATTAGCCGTCGTAAAATGCGTCATTACAAAGGAAACTATAGCCGTTATTTGGACTTAAAAGCAGAGCAATTAGCAAGTGATTGGAAAGCCTATGAAAAACAACAAACCGAAATTAATAAACTGGAAGATTTCGTTGCTCGAAACTTAGTGCGTGCTTCGACAACCAAACGGGCACAAAGTCGTCGCAAACAATTAGAAAAAATGGATCGATTAGACCGACCGCAAGGGGATGAAAAATCGGCTCATTTCCTATTTGATATCGAAAAACCTTCTGGTAATATCGTCTTACAAGTGGAAGATGCCGCCATTGGTTATTCAATAGAAGAAATTTTATCAGACCCAATCAATCTGGATATCCGTCGTAAAGACGCCATTGCCTTAGTCGGGCCTAACGGAATTGGAAAATCAACCTTATTGAAATCAATTATTGGTGAGCTGCCTTTTATCCGTGGTGCAGCAACATTTGGTGCCAATGTTGCGACTGGTTATTACGATCAAGGACAAACGAATTTACATCAAAATAAAACTATTTTGCAAGAATTATGGGATGAACATCCAACAACTCCTGAAGTAGACATTCGAACCGCATTAGGTGGTTTCTTATTTTCTGGTGAAGATGTTGACAAACCCATCGCTTTATTAAGTGGTGGCGAAAAAGCTCGGGTCGCTTTAGCAAAATTAGCGATGAATCGAGAAAATTTTTTAATTCTTGATGAACCCACCAACCATTTAGATATCGACAACAAGGAAGTTTTAGAAAATACCTTAATTGACTATGAAGGAACGCTTTTCTTCGTTTCTCATGACCGTTACTTTATTAATCGTATTGCGACAAAAGTAATTGAGCTTTCTGAAAATGGTAGTAAACTTTATTTAGGTGATTATGACTATTATTTAGAAAAGAAACAAGAAGAAGCGGAAATTGCGGCCCTTTTAGAAGAAAAAGAAGAGACTGTCACCGTTTCAACAGGAAAACAAAACTTTCAACAAAGCAAAGAACAACAAAAAATTATCCGTAACTTAAAACGTAAAATTGAAAAAATAGAAGAAGAATTAGCAACATTAGATGAAGAAATTACAACTTCTCAAACTCAAATGACTGAACCAGAAATCTTAAATAACCATGTAAAGTTAAATGAATTGAATCAGTTTGTTGAAACTGCCCAACAACGTCAAGAACAATTAATGGAAGAATGGGAAACATTAAGTCTTGAGTTAGAGGAATTAAATTAA
- a CDS encoding redox-sensing transcriptional repressor Rex has protein sequence MKENQIPKATAKRLPLYYRYLRILNNAGKKKVSSTELSEAVQVDSATIRRDFSYFGELGKRGYGYDVQDLMQFFAKTLNDDQMTNVALIGVGNLGSALLKYKFHQSNSIRVSAAFDVNPDIVGRIVDGIPVYPMTDMKEQIAIQQIDIAILTVPAQRSQDVVNELVEAGIKGILNFTPARITAPSDVLIQNVDLTNELQTLIYFLHSGSEGETIAE, from the coding sequence GTGAAAGAAAATCAAATACCAAAGGCAACAGCGAAACGATTGCCTCTATATTATCGCTATTTGCGAATCTTAAATAATGCTGGAAAGAAAAAAGTTTCTTCGACTGAATTGAGTGAAGCTGTTCAAGTTGATAGTGCAACTATTCGCCGTGATTTTTCTTATTTTGGCGAATTAGGAAAACGTGGTTACGGATACGATGTTCAAGATTTAATGCAATTTTTTGCTAAAACATTAAATGATGATCAAATGACAAATGTTGCGTTAATTGGTGTTGGGAATTTAGGAAGCGCGTTACTAAAATACAAATTCCATCAAAGCAATAGCATCCGCGTGAGTGCGGCATTTGATGTAAATCCTGATATTGTAGGACGTATTGTAGACGGTATTCCAGTTTATCCAATGACGGATATGAAAGAACAGATTGCGATTCAACAAATTGATATTGCGATTTTAACTGTTCCTGCACAACGTTCACAAGATGTGGTGAATGAATTAGTAGAAGCTGGCATTAAAGGGATTTTAAACTTTACACCGGCTCGTATTACAGCACCAAGCGATGTGTTAATTCAAAATGTCGATTTAACAAATGAATTACAAACTTTAATTTATTTCTTACATTCTGGTTCAGAAGGCGAAACGATAGCAGAATAA
- a CDS encoding thioredoxin family protein — MQTVTFTYAQDQIASKQLVLLYLSMPNCSVCHAVKPQVEQLFKNSSLPMFHLDANTHPEVASTFQVLTAPVILLFFEGKEVHRQARFIDFKKLEELVKNYQSINLSVSYDELFS, encoded by the coding sequence ATGCAAACAGTTACGTTTACCTATGCACAAGACCAAATTGCAAGCAAACAACTAGTTTTACTTTATTTATCTATGCCCAATTGTAGTGTCTGTCATGCTGTAAAGCCACAAGTTGAACAATTATTCAAAAATAGTTCGTTACCAATGTTTCATCTCGATGCTAATACGCATCCTGAAGTTGCAAGTACTTTTCAAGTTTTGACTGCTCCAGTTATTTTGCTCTTTTTTGAAGGCAAGGAAGTGCATCGTCAAGCACGTTTTATTGATTTCAAAAAACTAGAGGAACTTGTAAAAAACTACCAGTCTATAAATCTATCGGTTAGTTATGATGAACTTTTCAGCTAA
- a CDS encoding IreB family regulatory phosphoprotein → MGFTDETVRFDFDDSRKKEVSETLAIVYSALEEKGYNPINQIVGYLLSGDPAYIPRYREARNLIRRHERDEILEVLIRFYLENHGVNL, encoded by the coding sequence ATGGGTTTTACAGATGAAACGGTACGTTTTGATTTTGATGATAGTCGAAAAAAAGAAGTAAGTGAAACGTTAGCGATTGTGTATAGCGCACTAGAAGAAAAAGGGTACAATCCAATTAACCAAATCGTGGGTTACTTACTTTCTGGAGACCCGGCTTATATTCCTCGTTATCGCGAGGCTCGTAATTTGATTCGTCGCCATGAGCGTGATGAGATTTTAGAAGTGTTAATTCGTTTCTATTTAGAAAATCATGGGGTCAATCTATAA
- the ruvX gene encoding Holliday junction resolvase RuvX — protein sequence MRVMGLDVGSRTVGIAVSDPMGWTAQGVEIIRINEDEGEFGFDRLKELVDQYEVNQFVVGLPKNMNNTIGPRAEASMAYGKKIEELYHIPVTYQDERLTTVQAERMLVEQANTSRAKRKKVIDKVAAVMILQNYLDGAGKKLF from the coding sequence ATGAGAGTAATGGGACTGGACGTTGGTTCACGAACAGTAGGTATTGCTGTCAGTGATCCAATGGGATGGACCGCTCAAGGTGTAGAAATTATTCGAATTAATGAAGATGAAGGCGAATTTGGTTTTGACCGTTTGAAAGAACTGGTTGATCAGTATGAAGTCAATCAATTTGTCGTTGGTCTTCCTAAAAATATGAATAACACGATTGGTCCAAGAGCCGAAGCTTCTATGGCTTACGGTAAAAAAATTGAAGAGCTTTATCATATTCCTGTTACCTATCAAGATGAGCGTTTAACTACTGTTCAAGCAGAACGGATGTTGGTGGAACAAGCTAACACATCACGTGCTAAACGTAAGAAAGTCATCGATAAAGTAGCAGCAGTAATGATTTTACAAAACTATTTAGATGGCGCAGGCAAAAAATTGTTTTAA